In Gambusia affinis linkage group LG06, SWU_Gaff_1.0, whole genome shotgun sequence, one DNA window encodes the following:
- the postnb gene encoding periostin, osteoblast specific factor b isoform X1 encodes MKLLFVAAFALFVLSTFDHADSSAYDKIVTHSRIRARKEGPNVCALQQVMGTKKKYFSTCRNWYHGSICGKKATVLYECCPGYIKLEGMQGCPAVAPIDHVYGSLALVQATSTQNYADISKLRPEIEGPGSFTFFAPSNDAWGLLDETVRNALVSNVNIELFNALHYHMVNKRLLTKDLKNGLKLTSMYNDLGLYINHYSNGVVTVNCARIIYGNQVATNGVVHVIDRVITSVGSTIQDYIEVEDDLTKLAEVAQTAGLLEKLGQPGFYTLFAPTNDAFDKIGGDVMERLLSDKDVLRALLNFHLLGSVQCSEAIMAGTSYETLEGNNIEIGCDGDSLTVNGIKMVLKKDIVTTNGVIHLIDQVLIPDSAKQVIELLGGSQATFGDLITELGLSTEMRADAEYTLLAPFNAAFTDEVMSMDQSELKIILENHILKNRFGLGQLYNGQQLETIGGKTLRVFIYRTAVCIENSCLVRGSKEGSNGALHLMRTMLMPAAKSMFQILTENKNFKIFLSLMEAAGLTDLLRQEGGFTLFAPSDKAFAALTERELNMLKGDINALRTILLYHLSNGIFIGGGLEGGVTNLLKSLQGSNLQLKLVNNDVQVNSLLLQGTDQMATNGVIHFVDQILYPEDIPVGNQELLSILKKLITYIQIKFVSGYRYQEIPLTFMKKIITRVVQQSPEVKKVTRVIDRSTTTVTRVVEPSVRKLTRVVPRYQYSASSGSSNIDLEGVDSSRIISYEGNTNLDAEQLAGLIQRRPNTRRVVGGNRRRGRN; translated from the exons ATGAAGCTCCTCTTTGTGGCTGCCTTCGCACTCTTTGTGCTCTCTACCTTTGATCATGCTGACTCCTCAGCTTATGATAAAATAGTTACCCACAGCCGCATTAGGGCAAGAAAAGAAGG TCCCAATGTCTGTGCACTCCAGCAAGTTATGGGGACAAAGAAGAAATACTTCAGTACTTGTCGTAACTGGTACCACGGGTCCATCTGCGGAAAGAAAGC GACTGTGCTGTATGAATGCTGTCCAGGATATATCAAGCTTGAAGGCATGCAAGGCTGTCCTGCAG ttgCTCCAATTGACCACGTGTATGGGAGTCTGGCTCTTGTTCAGGCAACTTCAACCCAAAATTATGCGGACATTTCTAAGCTAAGACCTGAGATTGAGGGACCAGGATCCTTCACTTTCTTTGCTCCAAGCAATGACGCCTGGGGGCTGTTGGATGAG aCAGTAAGAAATGCACTGGTCAGTAACGTCAACATTGAACTCTTCAATGCTCTGCACTACCACATGGTCAACAAACGCCTCCTAACCAAAGATCTAAAGAATGGATTGAAATTGACCTCTATGTACAATGACCTTGGTCTATATATTAACCACTATTCCAATGGG GTGGTTACTGTCAACTGTGCTAGGATTATCTATGGTAACCAGGTTGCAACCAATGGAGTTGTTCATGTCATTGACCGTGTCATCACTAGCGTTGGAAGCACTATCCAGGATTATATTGAGGTTGAGGACGATTTAACAAAGCTAGCT GAAGTAGCTCAAACTGCTGGACTGCTGGAAAAATTGGGTCAGCCAGGATTCTACACTCTCTTTGCTCCTACCAACGATGCCTTTGACAAGATTGGTGGCGATGTCATGGAAAGACTTTTAAGTGACAAAGATGTCCTGAGAG CTCTCTTGAATTTCCACCTCCTGGGGTCAGTCCAGTGCTCTGAAGCCATCATGGCAGGGACCTCTTATGAAACCCTGGAAGGAAACAACATTGAAATAGGTTGCGATGGAGACAGTTTGACAGTTAACGGCATTAAGATGGTACTCAAGAAGGACATTGTCACTACCAATGGTGTCATCCACCTTATTGACCAAGTGCTGATTCCAGACTCAG ctAAGCAGGTAATAGAACTGTTGGGAGGTTCACAGGCCACCTTTGGTGACTTGATCACTGAACTGGGCCTTTCCACTGAAATGAGAGCAGACGCTGAGTATACTTTGCTGGCTCCTTTCAATGCTGCCTTTACTG ATGAAGTGATGTCCATGGATCAAAGCGAGCTTAAGATCATCCTGGAGAACCACATTCTAAAGAATAGATTTGGTCTTGGACAACTGTATAATGGCCAGCAGCTGGAGACTATTGGAGGAAAGACCCTCAGGGTCTTCATTTACCGCACG GCTGTGTGCATTGAGAATTCCTGCCTGGTAAGAGGCAGCAAAGAAGGGAGCAATGGAGCCCTTCATCTCATGAGGACTATGTTGATGCCTGCAGCAAAATCTATGTTCCAGattctgactgaaaacaaaaattttaa GATCTTTTTGTCTCTAATGGAAGCAGCTGGGTTGACAGACCTGCTCAGACAAGAGGGAGGTTTTACTTTGTTTGCCCCCAGCGACAAGGCGTTTGCTGCTTTGACTGAAAGAGAGTTGAACATGTTGAAAG GTGACATAAATGCACTCAGGACAATTCTTCTGTATCACTTAAGTAACGGTATCTTCATTGGAGGTGGTTTGGAGGGCGGCGTGACAAATCTTCTAAAATCTCTCCAGGGAAGCAATCTTCAACTAAAACTT GTGAATAATGATGTGCAAGTGAATTCCTTGCTTCTCCAAGGAACCGATCAGATGGCCACAAATGGTGTTATTCATTTTGTCGACCAAATTTTATACCCTGAAG ACATCCCTGTGGGGAATCAGGAACTCCTTTCAATACTCAAGAAGCTCATCACTTACATACAAATCAAG tttgtttcaGGATACAGATATCAGGAAATACCTCTTACATTTATGA agAAGATCATCACACGTGTTGTCCaacaat CTcctgaagtgaaaaaagtgacaaGGGTTATTGACAGGTCCACCACTACAGTTACCAGGGTCGTTGAACCTTCTGTCCGCAAACTCACCCGGGTCGTCCCAC GCTATCAATATTCTGCCAGTTCAGGCTCCTCAAACATTGACCTGGAAG gaGTTGACAGCTCAAGAATTATTTCCTATGAAGGGAACACAAACCTTGACGCTGAGCAACTTGCTGGACTGATCCAAA GAAGACCTAATACAAGAAGAGTTGTag GTGGCAACAGGAGGAGGGGAAGGAACTGA
- the postnb gene encoding periostin, osteoblast specific factor b isoform X2: MKLLFVAAFALFVLSTFDHADSSAYDKIVTHSRIRARKEGPNVCALQQVMGTKKKYFSTCRNWYHGSICGKKATVLYECCPGYIKLEGMQGCPAVAPIDHVYGSLALVQATSTQNYADISKLRPEIEGPGSFTFFAPSNDAWGLLDETVRNALVSNVNIELFNALHYHMVNKRLLTKDLKNGLKLTSMYNDLGLYINHYSNGVVTVNCARIIYGNQVATNGVVHVIDRVITSVGSTIQDYIEVEDDLTKLAEVAQTAGLLEKLGQPGFYTLFAPTNDAFDKIGGDVMERLLSDKDVLRALLNFHLLGSVQCSEAIMAGTSYETLEGNNIEIGCDGDSLTVNGIKMVLKKDIVTTNGVIHLIDQVLIPDSAKQVIELLGGSQATFGDLITELGLSTEMRADAEYTLLAPFNAAFTDEVMSMDQSELKIILENHILKNRFGLGQLYNGQQLETIGGKTLRVFIYRTAVCIENSCLVRGSKEGSNGALHLMRTMLMPAAKSMFQILTENKNFKIFLSLMEAAGLTDLLRQEGGFTLFAPSDKAFAALTERELNMLKGDINALRTILLYHLSNGIFIGGGLEGGVTNLLKSLQGSNLQLKLVNNDVQVNSLLLQGTDQMATNGVIHFVDQILYPEDIPVGNQELLSILKKLITYIQIKFVSGYRYQEIPLTFMKKIITRVVQQSPEVKKVTRVIDRSTTTVTRVVEPSVRKLTRVVPRYQYSASSGSSNIDLEGVDSSRIISYEGNTNLDAEQLAGLIQSGNRRRGRN, translated from the exons ATGAAGCTCCTCTTTGTGGCTGCCTTCGCACTCTTTGTGCTCTCTACCTTTGATCATGCTGACTCCTCAGCTTATGATAAAATAGTTACCCACAGCCGCATTAGGGCAAGAAAAGAAGG TCCCAATGTCTGTGCACTCCAGCAAGTTATGGGGACAAAGAAGAAATACTTCAGTACTTGTCGTAACTGGTACCACGGGTCCATCTGCGGAAAGAAAGC GACTGTGCTGTATGAATGCTGTCCAGGATATATCAAGCTTGAAGGCATGCAAGGCTGTCCTGCAG ttgCTCCAATTGACCACGTGTATGGGAGTCTGGCTCTTGTTCAGGCAACTTCAACCCAAAATTATGCGGACATTTCTAAGCTAAGACCTGAGATTGAGGGACCAGGATCCTTCACTTTCTTTGCTCCAAGCAATGACGCCTGGGGGCTGTTGGATGAG aCAGTAAGAAATGCACTGGTCAGTAACGTCAACATTGAACTCTTCAATGCTCTGCACTACCACATGGTCAACAAACGCCTCCTAACCAAAGATCTAAAGAATGGATTGAAATTGACCTCTATGTACAATGACCTTGGTCTATATATTAACCACTATTCCAATGGG GTGGTTACTGTCAACTGTGCTAGGATTATCTATGGTAACCAGGTTGCAACCAATGGAGTTGTTCATGTCATTGACCGTGTCATCACTAGCGTTGGAAGCACTATCCAGGATTATATTGAGGTTGAGGACGATTTAACAAAGCTAGCT GAAGTAGCTCAAACTGCTGGACTGCTGGAAAAATTGGGTCAGCCAGGATTCTACACTCTCTTTGCTCCTACCAACGATGCCTTTGACAAGATTGGTGGCGATGTCATGGAAAGACTTTTAAGTGACAAAGATGTCCTGAGAG CTCTCTTGAATTTCCACCTCCTGGGGTCAGTCCAGTGCTCTGAAGCCATCATGGCAGGGACCTCTTATGAAACCCTGGAAGGAAACAACATTGAAATAGGTTGCGATGGAGACAGTTTGACAGTTAACGGCATTAAGATGGTACTCAAGAAGGACATTGTCACTACCAATGGTGTCATCCACCTTATTGACCAAGTGCTGATTCCAGACTCAG ctAAGCAGGTAATAGAACTGTTGGGAGGTTCACAGGCCACCTTTGGTGACTTGATCACTGAACTGGGCCTTTCCACTGAAATGAGAGCAGACGCTGAGTATACTTTGCTGGCTCCTTTCAATGCTGCCTTTACTG ATGAAGTGATGTCCATGGATCAAAGCGAGCTTAAGATCATCCTGGAGAACCACATTCTAAAGAATAGATTTGGTCTTGGACAACTGTATAATGGCCAGCAGCTGGAGACTATTGGAGGAAAGACCCTCAGGGTCTTCATTTACCGCACG GCTGTGTGCATTGAGAATTCCTGCCTGGTAAGAGGCAGCAAAGAAGGGAGCAATGGAGCCCTTCATCTCATGAGGACTATGTTGATGCCTGCAGCAAAATCTATGTTCCAGattctgactgaaaacaaaaattttaa GATCTTTTTGTCTCTAATGGAAGCAGCTGGGTTGACAGACCTGCTCAGACAAGAGGGAGGTTTTACTTTGTTTGCCCCCAGCGACAAGGCGTTTGCTGCTTTGACTGAAAGAGAGTTGAACATGTTGAAAG GTGACATAAATGCACTCAGGACAATTCTTCTGTATCACTTAAGTAACGGTATCTTCATTGGAGGTGGTTTGGAGGGCGGCGTGACAAATCTTCTAAAATCTCTCCAGGGAAGCAATCTTCAACTAAAACTT GTGAATAATGATGTGCAAGTGAATTCCTTGCTTCTCCAAGGAACCGATCAGATGGCCACAAATGGTGTTATTCATTTTGTCGACCAAATTTTATACCCTGAAG ACATCCCTGTGGGGAATCAGGAACTCCTTTCAATACTCAAGAAGCTCATCACTTACATACAAATCAAG tttgtttcaGGATACAGATATCAGGAAATACCTCTTACATTTATGA agAAGATCATCACACGTGTTGTCCaacaat CTcctgaagtgaaaaaagtgacaaGGGTTATTGACAGGTCCACCACTACAGTTACCAGGGTCGTTGAACCTTCTGTCCGCAAACTCACCCGGGTCGTCCCAC GCTATCAATATTCTGCCAGTTCAGGCTCCTCAAACATTGACCTGGAAG gaGTTGACAGCTCAAGAATTATTTCCTATGAAGGGAACACAAACCTTGACGCTGAGCAACTTGCTGGACTGATCCAAA GTGGCAACAGGAGGAGGGGAAGGAACTGA